One window of the Arthrobacter sp. D5-1 genome contains the following:
- a CDS encoding NAD(P)-binding domain-containing protein, which translates to MTTIGIIGAGHIGSQVARKAVELGYDVVISNSRGPETLGELVAELGPRARAATAAEAAAAGDFAVVTVPLKNYQSIPAEPLEGKIVIDTNNYYWERDGRIPELDNGEATTSGLLQKHLPTSKVAKGFNHIFAKDITTDGTPAGTPNRRALATSSDFPEAAELVTKLYDEFGFDTVNIGPLEDSWRVERDRPAYVIRQTAVELQDNLAKATRTV; encoded by the coding sequence ATGACAACAATCGGAATCATCGGTGCAGGACACATTGGCAGCCAGGTTGCACGCAAGGCCGTGGAATTGGGCTATGACGTCGTGATCAGCAATTCACGGGGACCCGAAACACTCGGCGAACTCGTTGCGGAACTGGGGCCGCGCGCCCGTGCCGCCACGGCAGCCGAGGCAGCAGCGGCGGGCGATTTCGCCGTCGTGACCGTGCCCCTCAAGAACTATCAGAGCATCCCGGCAGAGCCGCTCGAGGGCAAGATCGTCATCGACACCAATAACTACTACTGGGAACGCGACGGCCGCATCCCCGAGCTGGACAACGGCGAAGCCACCACGTCCGGCCTGCTCCAGAAGCACCTCCCCACGTCCAAAGTGGCCAAGGGCTTCAATCACATCTTCGCCAAGGACATCACCACCGACGGCACCCCGGCCGGTACGCCCAACCGCCGCGCGCTGGCCACCTCAAGCGACTTCCCGGAAGCCGCCGAGCTGGTCACCAAGCTGTACGACGAATTCGGCTTTGACACCGTCAACATCGGCCCGCTGGAGGACAGCTGGCGCGTCGAACGCGACCGCCCCGCGTACGTCATCCGGCAGACCGCCGTCGAGCTCCAGGACAACCTCGCCAAGGCGACCCGTACGGTCTAA
- a CDS encoding VOC family protein — protein sequence MSTKISSWPAATPMWVDLGVDDLHAAKTFYADLFGWEFVSGGVESGDYVLAHLRGRAVAGMGPKQNPGMPTAWTTFLASDDVDLTAKKIGTAGGQLLAPPFDVMESGRMALATDSVGAAFGVWQAGTHIGAERVNEHGSLCWNELHTRNYSAARSFYSEVFDVSYQDVTEEGLVYSTFRRPSDGREVGGMQHDTALPENAPNHWMTWFASDYVAGTATRAVELGATLLGPVAETTLGRMVVVRAPQGEVFGVIDAPRTSD from the coding sequence ATGTCCACCAAGATTTCGAGCTGGCCCGCCGCAACCCCCATGTGGGTGGACCTGGGTGTTGACGACCTTCATGCCGCGAAGACTTTCTATGCAGACCTTTTTGGTTGGGAATTCGTGTCAGGTGGCGTGGAATCCGGCGACTACGTCCTGGCTCATCTGAGGGGCCGCGCCGTGGCCGGAATGGGCCCCAAACAAAATCCCGGCATGCCCACAGCCTGGACCACCTTCCTGGCCTCTGACGATGTTGACCTCACGGCGAAAAAGATCGGCACGGCCGGAGGGCAACTCCTGGCCCCGCCCTTTGATGTCATGGAGTCCGGCCGCATGGCCCTGGCCACCGACAGTGTCGGTGCGGCGTTCGGCGTCTGGCAGGCCGGCACCCACATCGGCGCTGAACGCGTCAATGAGCACGGCTCCCTGTGCTGGAATGAACTTCACACCCGCAACTATTCCGCGGCCCGCTCCTTCTACTCGGAGGTCTTCGACGTCAGCTACCAGGATGTCACCGAAGAGGGCCTGGTCTACTCCACCTTCCGCCGCCCTTCGGACGGCCGGGAAGTGGGCGGGATGCAGCACGACACCGCACTTCCAGAAAACGCGCCCAACCACTGGATGACCTGGTTCGCCAGCGATTACGTGGCGGGGACGGCAACCCGGGCCGTCGAGTTGGGCGCAACCCTGCTGGGCCCCGTGGCGGAAACCACCCTGGGCCGGATGGTGGTGGTCCGGGCGCCGCAGGGTGAAGTGTTCGGCGTCATCGACGCACCGCGGACCAGCGACTAA
- a CDS encoding PaaX family transcriptional regulator C-terminal domain-containing protein has translation MFAVPAPPVRHQQLLVTIFGLYGRNAGDALPVSALISMLGSLGYDAPGVRSSVSRLKAKGVLKSVREGGIAKYKISESISDVFREGDRRIFAPEPPAPVDTWVLAVFSVPESMRNRRHQLRSALLALGFGSVANGVWIAPAHKLEQARERLTAGGLIEFVDLFRSDYVFDGPMRPKISEWWDLKELDEQFTEFLGLYEGAEQQWTEKVGDDPERALADSTEELRRDAFRYYIPMLTMWRKFPYRDPNLPTDYLPPEWHGPAVRRTFQAVHRLAAPLAAAHAHEVIAEALDPAAA, from the coding sequence ATGTTCGCCGTCCCGGCACCCCCGGTGCGCCACCAGCAGTTGCTCGTTACGATCTTCGGCCTCTATGGCCGGAACGCGGGCGATGCTTTGCCGGTTTCTGCGCTGATCTCCATGCTGGGTTCGCTCGGTTATGACGCTCCGGGCGTAAGGTCGTCGGTCTCCAGGCTCAAGGCCAAGGGTGTGCTGAAGAGTGTCCGCGAGGGTGGAATCGCCAAGTACAAGATCTCCGAGTCCATCAGCGATGTGTTCCGTGAGGGCGACCGGCGGATCTTCGCACCGGAACCGCCCGCCCCGGTGGACACGTGGGTCCTTGCTGTTTTCTCAGTGCCGGAATCCATGCGCAACCGCCGTCACCAGCTCCGTTCCGCGCTGCTGGCCCTGGGGTTCGGTTCGGTGGCCAACGGGGTGTGGATCGCGCCGGCCCACAAGCTGGAGCAAGCCCGGGAGCGGCTTACCGCCGGGGGGCTCATTGAGTTCGTGGACCTGTTCCGGAGCGACTACGTTTTTGACGGTCCCATGAGACCCAAGATCTCGGAATGGTGGGACCTCAAGGAACTCGATGAGCAATTCACCGAGTTCCTTGGGCTGTACGAAGGTGCGGAGCAGCAATGGACGGAGAAGGTAGGCGACGATCCCGAGAGGGCTCTGGCTGATTCCACCGAAGAGCTGCGCCGTGACGCCTTCCGCTATTACATTCCCATGCTCACCATGTGGCGTAAGTTCCCGTACCGCGACCCAAACCTCCCCACCGACTACCTTCCGCCGGAATGGCACGGTCCGGCGGTGCGGAGGACGTTCCAGGCAGTTCATCGTCTGGCGGCACCCTTGGCCGCGGCCCACGCGCACGAGGTCATCGCGGAAGCCCTGGACCCCGCAGCAGCCTGA
- a CDS encoding thioesterase family protein: MDRFPEACVERTVEWVDTDASGHQHNSAILRWVEAAEAELFRSLELPDYFPSAPRVQQVVNYKAKLWFGQRITATVKVSALGRTSLTLAFEVTSDAGDVAAYGTVTTAYVPQGATSAQPWPEHLVRAVKAERAGRITE; encoded by the coding sequence ATGGACAGGTTTCCGGAGGCGTGCGTCGAGCGGACGGTGGAATGGGTGGACACCGATGCCTCCGGACACCAGCACAACTCGGCCATCCTGCGCTGGGTTGAGGCTGCGGAGGCCGAGCTCTTCCGTTCGCTGGAGTTGCCGGACTATTTCCCCAGCGCTCCCCGCGTCCAGCAGGTGGTTAATTACAAGGCCAAACTGTGGTTCGGCCAGCGCATCACCGCCACCGTGAAGGTCAGTGCGCTTGGCCGAACCTCGCTGACGCTGGCTTTCGAGGTAACGTCCGACGCCGGTGATGTCGCCGCGTACGGGACGGTCACCACCGCGTATGTCCCCCAAGGCGCGACGTCGGCGCAGCCTTGGCCGGAACATCTGGTCCGCGCCGTCAAGGCGGAACGTGCCGGGCGAATTACCGAATAG
- a CDS encoding aromatic acid/H+ symport family MFS transporter, with the protein MATAPVNNWNVPKKTTGLVLFCCWLAILAEGYDVGVLGAILPALAEYKEWNLSPLALGGLGSYALIGMLIGALFIGTLSDLVGRKKMLLASMAIFTLTQAGAAWAPTPELFGLFRLIGGLGMGGVIPVAAALTIEYSAPNKRSYNYGLMYSGYSLGIVAAALAALFVLPMGGWRAVVAIGAAPVVLIPIIWKFLPESLEFLESKGRKTEAKALATKLNISNYTPVVAVAPKAGVQADPWWKTITTMFSRKYLRSTVFFWISLFCGLVLVYGLNTWLPSIMKKAGYDLGSSLTFLLVFSLASAIGGLLLGRAADKYGKKLILVVFYILGGLGIMLLVFPNTMVVNLLFVAFAGVGSISTSLVLTGYIADYYPAKVRGTATGWALSFARLGAISGPLIGGWIAGSKLPFEANFAIFAGIAVLAAGAVAMIPKPQPEVPVGVVDVDPDDATVSAR; encoded by the coding sequence ATGGCCACCGCACCCGTCAACAACTGGAACGTGCCCAAGAAGACCACCGGCCTGGTGTTGTTCTGCTGCTGGCTCGCGATCCTCGCCGAGGGCTACGACGTCGGCGTCCTCGGAGCTATCCTTCCGGCACTTGCCGAGTACAAGGAATGGAACCTCAGCCCGCTGGCCTTGGGCGGCCTGGGCTCATATGCCTTGATTGGCATGCTTATTGGTGCCCTTTTCATCGGTACGCTCAGCGACCTCGTGGGACGCAAGAAGATGCTCCTGGCCTCCATGGCCATCTTCACGCTCACCCAGGCCGGTGCTGCTTGGGCTCCGACACCGGAGCTCTTCGGACTGTTCCGGCTCATCGGTGGTTTGGGCATGGGCGGTGTCATCCCGGTGGCAGCGGCCCTCACCATTGAATACTCGGCGCCTAACAAACGCTCCTACAACTACGGCCTCATGTACTCCGGCTACTCACTGGGCATCGTCGCAGCTGCGCTGGCCGCCCTGTTCGTCCTCCCCATGGGTGGCTGGCGTGCCGTCGTCGCCATCGGCGCTGCACCAGTGGTGCTGATTCCGATCATCTGGAAGTTCCTCCCCGAGTCCTTGGAATTCCTGGAATCCAAGGGCCGCAAGACGGAGGCCAAGGCACTGGCCACCAAGCTGAACATCTCCAACTACACGCCTGTTGTTGCCGTGGCTCCCAAAGCAGGTGTACAGGCGGATCCTTGGTGGAAAACCATCACCACCATGTTCTCGCGAAAGTACCTGCGCTCCACGGTGTTCTTCTGGATCTCGCTCTTCTGCGGCCTGGTCCTCGTCTATGGCCTGAACACCTGGCTGCCAAGCATCATGAAGAAGGCCGGTTATGACCTCGGATCTTCCTTGACCTTCCTCTTGGTCTTCAGCCTTGCTTCCGCGATCGGTGGCCTGCTCCTGGGCCGTGCCGCAGACAAGTACGGCAAGAAGCTCATCCTGGTGGTGTTCTACATTCTGGGCGGCTTGGGCATCATGCTGCTCGTCTTCCCGAACACCATGGTGGTCAACCTGCTGTTCGTCGCCTTCGCCGGTGTCGGTTCCATCTCCACGTCACTGGTGCTCACCGGGTACATCGCCGACTACTACCCGGCCAAGGTCCGTGGCACGGCAACGGGCTGGGCCCTGAGCTTCGCCCGTCTGGGTGCCATCTCCGGGCCGTTGATCGGCGGCTGGATCGCAGGCTCCAAGTTGCCTTTCGAGGCCAACTTTGCGATCTTCGCCGGCATCGCAGTACTGGCAGCCGGTGCTGTGGCGATGATTCCCAAACCACAGCCTGAGGTGCCCGTCGGCGTCGTCGACGTTGATCCCGACGACGCCACCGTCAGCGCCCGCTAG
- a CDS encoding bifunctional salicylyl-CoA 5-hydroxylase/oxidoreductase: MKIAIVGGGPGGLYFAALMKQLDPSHNITLWERNAASDTFGFGVVFSDETLGGIGNADPVVAEYMSRRFARWSDIDIHFRDQMITVGGQGFAAMSRKELLELLQRRCIELNVDVRFSTLAPAVEELEANYDLVLAADGINSQIRAKYADSFKPNLDMRTNKFMWLGTDQVFEAFKFFVKETEWGVMQIHGYPYSDEGSTFIVEMHQDVWHAAGFDETANEVFPPGVSDEKAIAKIREIFAEELNGYEVLTNNSKWINFTTVRNENWRHNNVVLLGDAAHTAHFSIGSGTKLAMEDSLALAACLHEHPDVESALAAYEAERRPVVASTQRAAQASLEWFERIGQYKDQDPTQFAFNLLTRSRRITQENLRLRDAEFADAVDRDFAESQGLTEVAPAMFQPFRVGGLELKNRIVVSPMDMYSATDGIPGDFHKVHLGSKALGGAGLVMTEMVCVSAAGRITPGCSGLYTDEQRDSWKEIVDFVHSRSTAKIGAQLGHSGRKGSTKLMWEGIDQPLESGNWTTVGPSALPYSTENQTPVELDRAGMDAIKAEFVASTVRADEAGFDLLEIHAAHGYLLSSFLSPVSNKRTDEYGGSLENRLRFPLEVFDAVRAAWPAGKPVTVRISATDWIEGGNTSDDSVAIARAFVAHGAAGLDVSTGQVAKEEKPTFGRSYQTPFADRIRQEVAVPAGVAVIAVGAISTYDDVNSILLAGRADLIALGRTHLYDPQWTLHAAAEQEYQGPGADWIPQFRAGRRKPPSSRTDAVRPRLSLLKEADIEEANTHLRWTPESAAASVLVK; this comes from the coding sequence ATGAAAATCGCAATTGTCGGAGGCGGCCCCGGCGGTCTCTACTTCGCAGCACTGATGAAGCAGCTGGATCCGTCCCACAACATCACTCTCTGGGAACGCAACGCTGCCAGCGACACCTTTGGCTTCGGCGTCGTCTTTTCCGATGAGACCCTGGGCGGCATCGGCAACGCCGATCCCGTGGTGGCCGAGTACATGAGCCGCCGTTTCGCCCGCTGGTCCGATATCGACATCCACTTCCGTGACCAGATGATCACCGTGGGCGGACAGGGCTTCGCTGCCATGAGCCGCAAGGAATTGCTGGAACTGCTGCAGCGCCGCTGCATCGAACTGAACGTGGACGTGCGCTTCAGCACCTTGGCTCCTGCTGTTGAGGAACTCGAAGCCAACTATGACCTTGTTCTTGCCGCGGACGGCATCAACTCGCAGATTCGCGCCAAGTACGCTGACTCGTTCAAGCCAAACCTGGACATGCGGACCAACAAGTTCATGTGGCTTGGTACGGACCAGGTATTCGAGGCCTTCAAGTTCTTCGTGAAGGAAACCGAGTGGGGCGTCATGCAGATCCACGGTTACCCCTACTCGGATGAGGGCTCCACGTTCATTGTGGAAATGCACCAGGACGTGTGGCACGCCGCGGGCTTCGACGAGACCGCCAACGAGGTCTTCCCTCCCGGTGTCTCGGATGAGAAGGCCATCGCCAAGATCCGCGAGATCTTTGCCGAGGAACTCAACGGCTACGAGGTCCTGACCAATAACTCCAAGTGGATCAACTTCACCACGGTCCGCAACGAGAACTGGCGCCACAACAACGTAGTGCTGCTGGGCGACGCGGCCCACACTGCCCACTTCTCCATCGGGTCCGGCACCAAGCTGGCCATGGAGGACTCGTTGGCGCTGGCCGCTTGCCTGCATGAGCACCCGGATGTTGAATCCGCACTGGCGGCATACGAAGCCGAAAGGCGGCCTGTGGTCGCATCCACCCAGCGTGCCGCGCAGGCATCCCTTGAATGGTTCGAGCGCATCGGGCAGTACAAGGACCAGGACCCCACCCAGTTCGCCTTCAACCTGCTGACCCGCAGCCGCCGCATCACGCAGGAAAACCTGCGCCTGCGTGACGCGGAGTTCGCTGACGCCGTGGACCGCGACTTCGCAGAATCCCAGGGACTCACAGAGGTGGCTCCGGCTATGTTCCAGCCGTTCCGTGTGGGCGGGCTGGAGCTGAAGAACCGCATTGTGGTCTCCCCCATGGACATGTACTCAGCCACGGACGGCATCCCGGGCGACTTCCACAAGGTCCACCTCGGCTCCAAAGCTCTGGGCGGTGCCGGCCTGGTCATGACCGAAATGGTCTGCGTCTCCGCAGCAGGCCGGATCACCCCCGGCTGCAGCGGCTTGTACACGGACGAACAGCGTGACAGCTGGAAGGAAATCGTGGACTTCGTCCACAGCCGTTCCACCGCCAAGATCGGTGCCCAGTTGGGTCATTCAGGCCGCAAGGGTTCCACCAAGCTCATGTGGGAAGGCATCGACCAGCCGCTCGAGTCCGGAAACTGGACCACCGTCGGGCCCTCAGCCCTGCCGTACAGCACGGAGAACCAGACTCCCGTGGAGTTGGATCGCGCCGGCATGGACGCCATCAAGGCGGAGTTCGTCGCTTCCACGGTCCGCGCCGACGAGGCAGGCTTCGACCTCCTCGAAATCCACGCTGCCCACGGCTACCTGCTGTCCTCCTTCCTTTCGCCGGTGTCCAACAAGCGGACCGACGAATATGGCGGCAGCCTGGAGAACCGGCTGCGGTTCCCGCTGGAAGTGTTCGACGCCGTTCGCGCGGCGTGGCCCGCCGGTAAGCCGGTGACGGTGCGCATCTCCGCGACTGACTGGATCGAGGGTGGCAACACTTCCGACGATTCCGTGGCAATCGCCCGCGCCTTCGTGGCACACGGCGCTGCCGGCTTGGACGTCTCCACCGGTCAGGTCGCCAAAGAAGAGAAGCCCACCTTCGGCCGCAGCTACCAGACACCGTTCGCGGACCGCATCCGTCAGGAAGTGGCCGTACCGGCAGGCGTGGCGGTAATCGCCGTCGGCGCCATCTCCACCTACGACGACGTGAACTCAATCCTCCTCGCAGGCCGCGCGGACCTTATCGCGTTGGGCCGCACGCACCTTTACGATCCCCAGTGGACCCTCCACGCCGCCGCCGAGCAGGAGTACCAAGGGCCCGGCGCTGACTGGATCCCGCAGTTCCGTGCCGGTCGCCGGAAACCACCCAGCTCCCGCACTGACGCCGTTCGTCCGCGTCTGTCCTTGCTGAAGGAAGCGGACATCGAAGAGGCCAATACCCACCTCCGCTGGACCCCCGAGTCCGCCGCCGCATCGGTCTTGGTGAAGTAG
- a CDS encoding AMP-binding protein, whose product MSMLPSAHVDTFTRDHLPPADTWPALEFTLPELHYPERLNAAAVLIDDAVDQFGADRPALWTPDGSVWTYGQLQKRSNQVAQVLTEDLGVVPGNRVLLRGPNNPWIVAAWLGVLKAGGVVVTTMPMLRSTEVATLIQLTKPTVAISDHRFVDELAIAAGDDLTVLTYGAGNGFDDDGDLASRCEHKSGKFTAVDTASDDVALLGPTSGTTGVPKVTMHFHRDILANADTFARYILQPTAEDVFAGSPPLAFTFGLGGLVVFPLRFGASSLLTEKAGPVELAEHASQAGATILFTAPTAYRAILKEQRGDLLRGLRIAVSAGEHLSKETWEAVHQATGLRLVNGIGATEMLHVFISAAGDDIRPGTTGRAVPGYRATILDDDGNELGPDTIGRLAVIGPTGCRYLDDARQANYVVRGWNVTGDTFSMDADGYFTYQARSDNMIVSSGYNIGAPEVEAAIDQHPDVVENAVIGVPDEERGSIVCAFIVLREGVTGDAAKRKEIQDFVKQTIAPYKYPRDVRFVTELPRNPSGKLQHFKLRDKVLAEDATTNASQTEQLTPAGQSQA is encoded by the coding sequence ATGAGCATGTTGCCATCGGCCCACGTGGACACGTTCACCCGCGACCACCTGCCGCCCGCCGATACCTGGCCTGCGCTTGAATTCACCCTCCCCGAACTCCACTACCCGGAACGGCTCAACGCTGCCGCTGTGCTGATCGACGACGCTGTCGACCAGTTCGGCGCGGACCGCCCGGCCCTGTGGACCCCCGACGGCTCGGTCTGGACCTACGGTCAGCTCCAGAAGCGATCCAACCAGGTGGCCCAGGTCCTCACCGAGGACCTCGGTGTTGTTCCCGGAAACCGCGTGCTCCTGCGCGGCCCCAACAATCCGTGGATCGTTGCTGCATGGCTGGGCGTTCTGAAGGCCGGCGGCGTAGTGGTCACCACCATGCCCATGCTGCGCTCCACCGAGGTGGCCACGCTCATCCAACTCACAAAGCCGACGGTCGCCATTTCGGACCACCGGTTTGTGGATGAGCTCGCCATTGCTGCCGGGGACGACCTCACCGTCCTGACGTACGGCGCCGGTAACGGATTCGACGACGACGGCGACCTCGCCTCCCGCTGCGAGCATAAGAGCGGCAAGTTCACAGCAGTGGACACAGCCTCCGACGACGTTGCCTTGCTGGGTCCGACGTCGGGCACCACCGGGGTGCCCAAGGTGACCATGCACTTCCACCGGGACATCCTGGCCAACGCAGATACCTTTGCCCGCTACATCCTGCAGCCCACCGCGGAGGACGTCTTCGCCGGTTCGCCACCCTTGGCCTTCACCTTTGGGCTGGGCGGTTTGGTGGTCTTCCCCCTCCGGTTTGGGGCGTCGTCGCTCTTGACCGAAAAGGCAGGACCTGTGGAACTGGCGGAGCACGCCTCGCAAGCCGGGGCCACCATCCTGTTCACCGCCCCCACTGCGTACCGCGCCATCCTGAAGGAGCAGCGCGGCGACCTCCTCCGTGGCCTGCGCATCGCCGTTTCCGCCGGAGAGCACCTTTCAAAAGAAACGTGGGAGGCCGTGCACCAGGCCACCGGGCTGCGGTTGGTCAACGGGATCGGTGCCACGGAAATGCTGCACGTGTTCATATCCGCTGCCGGCGACGACATCCGTCCGGGAACCACGGGCCGCGCTGTGCCGGGATACCGGGCCACCATCCTGGACGACGACGGCAACGAACTCGGCCCGGACACCATTGGCCGCCTCGCCGTGATTGGCCCTACCGGCTGCCGATACCTGGACGACGCCCGCCAAGCGAATTACGTGGTCCGCGGGTGGAACGTCACGGGGGACACGTTCTCCATGGACGCTGACGGCTACTTCACCTACCAGGCCCGCTCGGACAACATGATCGTCTCCTCCGGTTACAACATCGGCGCTCCAGAGGTTGAGGCGGCCATCGACCAACACCCTGACGTCGTGGAAAACGCCGTGATCGGAGTTCCGGACGAGGAGCGCGGGAGCATCGTCTGCGCGTTCATTGTCCTGCGTGAAGGCGTCACCGGCGACGCCGCGAAGCGCAAGGAAATCCAGGACTTCGTAAAGCAAACCATCGCCCCGTACAAGTACCCACGGGACGTCCGCTTCGTCACCGAACTTCCGCGCAATCCCAGCGGCAAGCTCCAGCATTTCAAGCTCCGCGACAAGGTCCTCGCTGAGGATGCCACCACGAACGCGAGCCAGACCGAACAACTTACCCCTGCCGGCCAGAGCCAGGCCTGA
- a CDS encoding acyl-CoA thioesterase domain-containing protein — translation MITGTLTSETFLKAIELTPATAEVFDEAYEATTQYVPWPKAYGGDMVAQAAAAMMRSVDADRTLHSMHSYFMRPVDIGSSVRYEVERLRDGRGYSTRTVRGFQNGKPVYAAMGSFQVPEDGPDFQPEAPAAVEPESLRTAAKALDGTEGAAADYWSTGRSFDMRHIPGPVYIELEGGAVPQQAIWVKAFDALPDDADLHRAALAYVCDYTILEPLLRVNGLNWSSPGLATASLDHSMWFHRDGRADEWVLYAQEAISGQSNRGLAMGRFFDLQGRLLATVAQEGMIRAGA, via the coding sequence ATGATCACTGGAACCCTAACGTCGGAGACCTTCCTGAAGGCCATCGAGCTCACGCCGGCAACGGCCGAAGTATTCGATGAAGCGTATGAAGCAACCACCCAGTACGTGCCGTGGCCAAAAGCCTACGGTGGAGACATGGTGGCACAGGCAGCGGCCGCAATGATGCGGTCCGTTGATGCTGACAGAACTCTGCATTCGATGCACAGCTACTTCATGCGTCCGGTGGATATCGGTTCCAGTGTCCGGTACGAAGTGGAGCGCCTGAGGGACGGCCGCGGGTACTCCACCCGCACCGTTCGCGGCTTCCAGAACGGCAAGCCCGTGTATGCCGCGATGGGTTCCTTCCAGGTTCCCGAGGACGGGCCGGACTTCCAGCCTGAGGCGCCTGCCGCCGTCGAGCCTGAATCGCTGCGGACGGCAGCGAAAGCGCTGGACGGGACCGAGGGAGCGGCCGCAGACTATTGGTCCACGGGTCGGAGCTTCGATATGCGGCATATTCCCGGCCCGGTATACATCGAGCTAGAAGGCGGTGCGGTGCCTCAGCAAGCCATTTGGGTCAAAGCCTTTGACGCCCTGCCCGACGACGCCGACCTCCACCGCGCGGCCCTCGCCTACGTCTGCGATTACACGATTTTGGAGCCGCTGCTCCGGGTCAACGGACTGAACTGGTCCAGCCCCGGGCTCGCCACCGCCAGCCTTGACCACTCCATGTGGTTCCACCGGGACGGGCGTGCGGACGAATGGGTCCTATATGCCCAGGAGGCCATCTCCGGCCAGAGCAACCGGGGCCTTGCCATGGGCCGCTTCTTCGACCTGCAAGGAAGGCTCCTCGCCACCGTGGCCCAGGAGGGCATGATCCGCGCCGGCGCCTAA
- a CDS encoding cupin domain-containing protein, whose amino-acid sequence MSQTTTEYRLEGDNSIYAQADGKVVPVVTRAGAEDTNTAQSGDCIRVSGVSIQHTPATKIWFGQVSNTPGYRSLPHHHGEAETGGYVLRGHGRIYFGEDYSEFIDMKAGDWVFVPPFMPHVEANMSVTEELVWLTARTPENLVVNLEDVADETLADYRRA is encoded by the coding sequence ATGAGCCAGACCACCACCGAATACCGCCTCGAAGGCGACAACTCCATCTATGCCCAGGCTGACGGCAAGGTTGTCCCCGTTGTCACCCGCGCCGGCGCCGAAGACACCAATACCGCCCAGTCCGGTGACTGCATCCGCGTCTCCGGTGTGAGCATCCAGCACACTCCGGCAACCAAGATCTGGTTCGGCCAGGTATCCAACACCCCCGGATACCGCTCACTGCCGCACCACCACGGTGAGGCCGAAACCGGCGGTTACGTGCTCCGGGGCCACGGCCGCATCTACTTCGGCGAGGACTACTCGGAGTTCATCGACATGAAGGCCGGCGACTGGGTGTTCGTGCCGCCCTTCATGCCCCACGTAGAAGCCAACATGTCCGTCACGGAAGAACTGGTCTGGCTCACCGCGCGTACGCCGGAGAACCTCGTGGTCAACCTCGAAGACGTTGCCGACGAAACCCTCGCCGACTACCGCCGGGCCTAA
- a CDS encoding fumarylacetoacetate hydrolase family protein, translating to MKLATLRTANGGTTAALATGADSYLALPATDVGALLAQPEWRAVVEESAASTDQTVIAAADADLAPLLPRAGKVICCGLNYGDHIQEMGRDLPEYPTLFAKYADTLVGANDAVEVHGSGRVDWEAELAVVVGSELFRADEDRAREAIAGYTVANDVSMRDWQSRTLQWFQGKAWDGTTPVGPVMVTADESGPHDVEGFNVRGYVNGELVQHGNTSTLVFGPAQLLSYISQFTILRPGDLVLTGTPGGVGMGMTPPRFLKDGDVLATEIDGIGRLENTFRIHAPVAVPA from the coding sequence ATGAAACTCGCCACCTTGCGCACGGCCAACGGAGGTACGACGGCGGCACTCGCCACGGGCGCCGACTCTTACCTCGCGCTGCCCGCCACAGACGTCGGGGCGCTCCTGGCCCAGCCGGAGTGGCGTGCTGTGGTGGAAGAGTCCGCAGCATCCACGGACCAGACCGTGATAGCAGCAGCTGACGCGGACCTCGCCCCACTTCTTCCCCGGGCCGGCAAGGTCATCTGCTGCGGCCTGAACTATGGGGACCACATCCAGGAAATGGGCCGCGACCTTCCGGAGTACCCCACGCTGTTCGCCAAGTACGCGGACACCCTGGTGGGCGCAAACGACGCTGTGGAAGTCCACGGCAGCGGCCGCGTCGACTGGGAAGCCGAGCTCGCCGTCGTCGTGGGTTCTGAACTGTTCCGCGCCGATGAAGACCGGGCCCGTGAGGCCATCGCCGGGTACACCGTGGCCAACGATGTCTCCATGCGCGACTGGCAGAGCCGGACGCTGCAGTGGTTCCAAGGTAAAGCCTGGGACGGCACCACTCCGGTAGGGCCGGTCATGGTCACTGCGGATGAATCCGGCCCCCATGACGTCGAGGGCTTCAACGTCCGTGGGTACGTCAACGGAGAGCTCGTCCAGCACGGAAACACCAGCACCTTGGTGTTCGGCCCGGCGCAGCTCTTGTCCTACATTTCGCAGTTCACCATCCTGCGTCCTGGCGACCTTGTCCTCACGGGCACGCCCGGGGGAGTGGGTATGGGGATGACCCCGCCCCGCTTCCTCAAGGACGGAGACGTCCTCGCCACCGAGATCGACGGGATCGGCCGGCTGGAAAACACGTTCCGGATCCACGCGCCTGTCGCAGTCCCCGCCTAA